In one Streptomyces sp. NBC_01241 genomic region, the following are encoded:
- a CDS encoding LLM class F420-dependent oxidoreductase has product MDLRIFTEPQQGADYDTLLTVAKAAEDLGFDAFYRSDHYLRMGPGDGLPGPTDAWITLAGLARETKRIRLGTLMTAGTFRLPGVLAIQVAQVDQMSGGRVELGLGAGWFEEEHKAYGIPFPKEKFGRLEEQLAIITGLWATEIGKTFSFDGRYYQLTDSPALPKPAQARIPVLIGGHGATRTPRLAAQYADEFNIPFASLQDSEKQFGRVREAAKAAGRGPDDLVYSNALVVCVGKNDAEVARRASVIGRDVAELKANGLAGSPAEVVEKIGQYAAIGSSRIYLQVLDLDDLDHLELISSQVRTQLA; this is encoded by the coding sequence ATGGATCTTCGAATCTTCACCGAGCCCCAGCAAGGGGCCGACTACGACACCCTGCTCACGGTCGCCAAGGCGGCCGAGGACCTCGGCTTCGACGCCTTCTACCGCTCCGACCACTACCTCCGCATGGGACCGGGCGACGGGCTGCCCGGCCCGACCGACGCCTGGATCACCCTGGCCGGGCTGGCGCGCGAGACCAAGCGGATCCGTCTCGGCACGCTCATGACCGCGGGGACCTTCCGGCTTCCCGGCGTGCTCGCCATCCAGGTCGCGCAGGTCGACCAGATGTCCGGCGGACGCGTCGAGCTCGGTCTCGGCGCGGGCTGGTTCGAGGAGGAACACAAGGCCTACGGCATTCCGTTCCCCAAGGAGAAGTTCGGCCGGCTGGAGGAGCAGCTGGCCATCATCACCGGGCTGTGGGCGACCGAGATCGGCAAGACGTTCAGCTTCGACGGCAGGTACTACCAGCTGACGGATTCGCCTGCGCTGCCCAAGCCGGCGCAGGCCAGGATCCCGGTCCTGATCGGCGGTCATGGTGCGACGCGTACACCGCGGCTGGCCGCCCAGTACGCCGACGAGTTCAATATCCCCTTCGCGTCGCTGCAGGACAGTGAGAAGCAGTTCGGCCGGGTCCGGGAAGCGGCAAAGGCGGCCGGCCGCGGGCCGGACGACCTGGTGTACTCCAACGCCCTGGTGGTCTGCGTCGGCAAGAACGACGCGGAGGTGGCGCGCCGCGCGTCCGTCATCGGCCGCGACGTGGCGGAGCTGAAGGCGAACGGGCTTGCGGGCTCGCCCGCCGAGGTGGTCGAGAAGATCGGCCAATACGCTGCGATCGGGTCGTCCCGGATCTACCTCCAGGTCCTGGATCTGGACGACCTGGACCACCTGGAGCTGATCTCCTCCCAGGTCCGTACCCAGCTCGCCTGA
- a CDS encoding nucleotide pyrophosphohydrolase gives MTELDVRALQQRLAAFAAARDWEQYHTPKNLATALSVEASELVEIFQWLTPEQSARVMERPETAHRVADEVADVLAYLLQFCEVLGIDALSALAEKIDRNEARFPVPEPPDPSEPRDRHSSE, from the coding sequence GTGACAGAACTTGATGTACGGGCCCTGCAGCAGCGGCTCGCCGCGTTCGCGGCCGCACGGGACTGGGAGCAGTACCACACCCCGAAGAACCTGGCGACGGCACTGAGCGTCGAGGCGTCCGAACTGGTCGAGATCTTCCAGTGGTTGACGCCGGAGCAGTCGGCACGGGTGATGGAGAGGCCCGAGACGGCGCACCGGGTGGCGGACGAGGTCGCGGATGTCCTCGCGTATCTGCTGCAGTTCTGCGAGGTGTTGGGGATCGACGCGTTGTCGGCGCTGGCGGAGAAGATCGACCGGAACGAGGCCCGGTTCCCGGTACCGGAGCCCCCGGACCCCTCCGAACCCCGGGATCGTCACTCTTCGGAGTGA
- the mmuM gene encoding homocysteine S-methyltransferase: MQPVRSADGPPARALGQALLQGALLLDGGLSNQLAAQGCDLSDALWSARLLADGPGQIEAAHTTYVRAGAQVLITASYQATFEGFARRGIGRARAAELFARSVRLARRAAGGVEREVWVAGSVGPYGAMLADGSEYRGRYGLSVRELERFHRPRVEALAAAGPDALALETVPDIDEAEALLRAAEGCGLPVWLSYSVAGDRTRAGQPLETAFALASENDRVLAVGVNCCDPADADRAVRMAADVARKPVVVYPNSGEQWDAGGRGWAGDATFDPGRVRVWQEAGARLVGGCCRVGPDTIAELAGLLGGTTADEGGETYVTRQG; the protein is encoded by the coding sequence GTGCAACCCGTCCGGTCAGCCGATGGCCCGCCCGCCCGCGCCCTCGGGCAGGCCCTCTTGCAAGGGGCGCTCCTGCTCGACGGCGGTCTCTCCAACCAGTTGGCGGCGCAGGGCTGTGACCTGTCCGACGCGCTGTGGTCGGCCCGGCTGCTGGCCGACGGGCCGGGGCAGATCGAGGCAGCGCACACGACCTATGTGCGGGCGGGCGCACAGGTGCTCATCACGGCCAGTTACCAGGCGACGTTCGAGGGATTCGCGCGACGGGGGATCGGCCGGGCCCGGGCGGCGGAGCTCTTCGCCCGCAGTGTGCGGCTGGCGCGGCGGGCCGCGGGTGGGGTGGAGCGGGAGGTCTGGGTCGCCGGCTCGGTCGGGCCGTACGGGGCGATGCTGGCGGACGGCAGCGAGTACCGGGGCCGCTACGGGCTCTCCGTCCGGGAGCTGGAGCGGTTCCACCGTCCCCGGGTCGAGGCGCTGGCCGCCGCCGGGCCCGACGCGCTGGCGCTGGAGACGGTGCCGGACATCGACGAGGCCGAGGCGTTGCTGCGGGCGGCCGAGGGATGCGGGCTCCCCGTCTGGCTCTCGTACAGCGTGGCGGGGGACCGGACGAGGGCGGGGCAGCCGCTGGAGACGGCCTTCGCCCTCGCCTCGGAAAACGACCGTGTCCTGGCCGTCGGGGTGAACTGCTGTGATCCGGCGGACGCGGACCGGGCGGTGCGGATGGCGGCGGACGTGGCCCGCAAACCCGTCGTCGTCTATCCGAACAGCGGCGAGCAGTGGGACGCCGGGGGCCGGGGGTGGGCCGGCGACGCCACGTTCGATCCGGGGAGAGTACGGGTCTGGCAGGAGGCCGGCGCCCGGCTGGTGGGCGGTTGCTGCCGGGTCGGCCCGGACACCATCGCGGAGCTGGCCGGGCTGCTCGGCGGGACGACCGCGGACGAAGGAGGCGAGACGTACGTGACTCGCCAGGGCTGA
- a CDS encoding DUF6099 family protein: MEAERLVGVGRRALAQSRGTPDIIAEAWQAQALAQAIGSRLAADGPKELRGEARGLSEIGGRSSGSLDHPAARAGVARAAQLSELAEPRATLTGLGMLLGEVGMALVGVACETDEQGLYWQCMEAIDAADESLDRVHGMLRRLDEQERERQQDMERGRERDGPYGPVRGPAGSAAGQS, from the coding sequence ATGGAAGCGGAGCGGCTTGTAGGAGTCGGCCGACGTGCGCTGGCGCAGAGCCGGGGCACGCCGGACATCATCGCCGAGGCATGGCAGGCCCAGGCGCTCGCCCAGGCGATCGGCAGCCGGCTGGCGGCGGACGGCCCCAAGGAGTTAAGGGGCGAGGCCCGCGGGCTCAGCGAGATCGGCGGGAGAAGCAGTGGGTCGCTGGACCATCCGGCGGCGCGGGCCGGAGTGGCGCGGGCCGCGCAGCTCTCCGAGCTCGCCGAACCGCGGGCGACGCTGACGGGTCTGGGCATGCTGCTCGGAGAGGTGGGGATGGCCCTGGTCGGGGTGGCCTGCGAGACCGATGAGCAGGGGCTCTACTGGCAGTGCATGGAGGCGATCGACGCTGCCGACGAGTCCTTGGACCGGGTGCACGGAATGCTCCGGCGCCTCGACGAGCAGGAGCGGGAGCGGCAGCAGGATATGGAGCGCGGCCGGGAGCGGGACGGCCCGTACGGCCCGGTCCGCGGACCGGCGGGCTCGGCGGCGGGCCAGTCGTGA